One genomic window of Polyangium aurulentum includes the following:
- a CDS encoding PQQ-dependent sugar dehydrogenase translates to MTRCRLGLFAILLAVGAGCSTGQSPKPDKKCELVVTPDFGPQGHSALKAEVVVGGLEVPWGIAFLPNGDMLVTERPGQIRMVKDGALTPPIAVLPVIEEGESGLLGIAVDPEFDKNRLFYVYATVYGSTGAEAHIERWRLALDGASAARDKVLLGGIPASRYHTGGRIHFGPDGMLYASTGDAEQPELSQDPLSLAGKILRMNRDGTVPEDNPRRGSYVYMRGVRNVQGFAWPGDGTLFVADHGPSGEQGRTGHDEITRAKPGADLGWPGAVGCETLARSTAASISWERSAPPGGAAIYTGDEMSDWKGSLLVAMLGAKHLHRVVFDPRDARKIERHEVYFEGDPPTGLGRLREVVMGPDGALYVTTSNCDGRGVCPQDRDRIMRIRRWSPPPAQAWSQHGG, encoded by the coding sequence ATGACGCGCTGTCGGCTCGGGCTCTTCGCCATCCTTCTTGCTGTCGGGGCAGGCTGCTCGACAGGCCAATCGCCGAAGCCGGACAAGAAGTGCGAGCTCGTCGTGACCCCTGATTTCGGCCCGCAAGGCCACTCCGCGCTGAAGGCCGAGGTGGTCGTCGGCGGCCTCGAGGTCCCCTGGGGCATCGCCTTCCTGCCCAACGGCGACATGCTCGTGACCGAGCGTCCGGGTCAAATTCGCATGGTCAAAGATGGTGCGCTCACCCCGCCCATCGCCGTGCTCCCTGTGATCGAAGAGGGCGAGAGCGGGCTCCTCGGGATCGCGGTGGATCCCGAATTCGACAAGAATCGCCTGTTTTACGTTTATGCCACGGTTTACGGATCCACCGGGGCCGAGGCCCACATCGAGCGCTGGCGGCTCGCTCTGGACGGCGCGAGCGCGGCGCGGGACAAGGTGCTCCTCGGGGGGATTCCGGCCTCGCGCTACCACACCGGCGGGCGGATTCATTTCGGGCCGGATGGGATGCTGTACGCGAGCACGGGCGACGCGGAGCAGCCCGAGCTTTCGCAGGATCCGCTGAGCCTCGCGGGAAAGATCCTGCGCATGAACCGCGACGGCACGGTTCCAGAGGACAACCCCCGCCGGGGCAGCTACGTGTACATGCGCGGCGTGCGCAACGTCCAGGGGTTTGCCTGGCCGGGGGACGGCACGCTGTTCGTCGCCGATCATGGTCCCAGCGGCGAGCAGGGGCGAACGGGGCACGACGAGATCACGCGGGCGAAGCCGGGCGCCGATCTCGGCTGGCCGGGGGCGGTCGGGTGCGAGACGCTGGCGCGCTCGACGGCGGCTTCGATCTCGTGGGAGCGCTCGGCGCCGCCGGGGGGCGCGGCGATCTACACGGGCGACGAGATGAGCGATTGGAAGGGCAGCCTGCTCGTGGCCATGCTCGGGGCCAAGCACCTGCACCGGGTGGTGTTCGACCCCCGCGACGCGCGCAAGATCGAGCGTCACGAGGTCTACTTCGAGGGCGATCCGCCGACGGGGCTCGGGCGGCTGCGCGAGGTGGTGATGGGGCCGGACGGGGCGCTCTACGTGACCACGAGCAACTGCGACGGTCGGGGGGTTTGTCCTCAGGATCGCGACCGGATCATGCGCATCCGCCGCTGGTCGCCGCCGCCCGCCCAGGCGTGGTCGCAGCACGGAGGGTAG